CCGCAGGTGGTGATCGGCAAGGTGGTGGGAGCGGGCCACAAGGCACTCCAGGACGTGCCGGATCAGATCAACGCCATGCTGAACCGCTTTATCGGCCACGCCGACGGGATCGCGGCGGAGATGGTCCGCACCGGCGGAGTTTTCCGGTACAACTTCCCCAAGACCTAACCAGGTCCTCACCGAAGGGCGGGATCGGCCGGTCTCGCTCCCTCGTTTATGTCACACCCTCGCCATACGGTGTCGGATGACCGTTGACCCGAGCCTTCACAGTTCGAGGCCGGAAGCCTGCGGACGGAGACGCGTGCTCTGTCCGGGCTGCCGGCTCGTGTAAGTGAGGAAGCAGGGTCGAAGTACCAGCGGTCTGGTTCGGACGTCGGTCGGAACGCGTGAGGGAACATTCTGTCGAAGCAACCCCACCCGGGGGATGGCGGGACGCGCTCGACATCAAGGTGGTGGCGGTTGGGGGAGGGCCCGGCGAGCGCAGCCCGCTCGCCGCGATTTTCGCGTTCGCTCGCCGGCTCGGAACGTGGAGGGCGCCGAAGAAGAGGGGGTGGGTTGGACAGCGATGGCTTCTAGCTGGGGTTTTGTTGCCTGCCATCGGGCCAGCGGGACATCTCCAGTGCCCTTCTAGTCCCCACAATGAGTCGTTGGGCGGGGGTATCGGGTGGGATTGACCACCCGACGGCCCCCTTCTCCTTTGGATCGCACCGGCTCCGGGTCGGTTCGAGGGGTCGACATCGTGTAGTCATCGATTTCTCATTTTCTTCTCACGTTCTTCTCAGGCTATTCACAGGTTCGAGCAGAAGAGTGGTCCCGGTCCGCCGAGGGAAACTGCATGAAGGAGGGTGTGATATGCCACCGGAACGAGGACGGGAAGCCGCCGGACCAAGCGAGGCACACCGCACCTGCCCATGGAACGACTCCGGGAGCTTCTCGTGCGTCCACCTGCCCGGTGGGTCCGGCGCCAGCGGCGCCACCGGTGCCGCTCATGGGGGTGTGAGGCGGAGATGAGCGAAGTTGATATCGATGCCCTGATCCGTGGCCGTGATTCCAGAAAGGGTCGGCTGTTCCTGGTTGCCGCAGTTCTGGTGGTGGGGGCAGGGGTAGCGGCCTTCCTCTGGTGGCAGCAGGACGAGCCGGTCGTGACGGCCGAACCGGAGCGTGCCGAGGCCATGATGGGCCGGTTGAGCACCACCGTCGACCTGTCCGGATCGGCGGTTGCCGAGCGCAGCACCGATCTTTACTTCGAGGCTGCGGGCGCCGTCGCATCCGTCATGGTCGAGAGCGGCGTCGCCGTACGAGCCGGCGACATCCTGGCGGTGCTGGATGACACTGACGCGCAGCGGCGCATCGAGACGGCTGA
This bacterium DNA region includes the following protein-coding sequences:
- a CDS encoding biotin/lipoyl-binding protein, which produces MSEVDIDALIRGRDSRKGRLFLVAAVLVVGAGVAAFLWWQQDEPVVTAEPERAEAMMGRLSTTVDLSGSAVAERSTDLYFEAAGAVASVMVESGVAVRAGDILAVLDDTDAQRRIETAEVQLRLARLRLEALLATPAGSDVAAARQSIEAAESQVTSAEMALAGLSEPPGVGDVASAEQAVASALAQLSSAEEALAGLSEPPGVGDVASAE